The proteins below come from a single Bacteroidales bacterium genomic window:
- a CDS encoding UvrD-helicase domain-containing protein, giving the protein MNKLQIYRASAGSGKTYLLTENYLKLAFESPNNFSKILAVTFTNKAAEEMKTRILEELSSIINLKEKANHFKSIKQHLNFKLDTDMLNRAIKVRDNILHNYSLFNVSTIDSFVQKVIRAFSYEMNLNSGYDVELDTDKVINDLTELLYNSISENKHLQNWLITFAEHKINEGRNWDFREEINTLSKEIFKEKFQELYFDKFNVEDEREKLNKLKESLLSIKNKFEKKMNQLSAEYKSIIDSFGINYETQGAKFRTISNHFLKKIPEKKYDDITKALKESIDGFENWHNKTATQDVIDTLQNVYEKLLKTVKRFFEIFNNENKLYYSAIHVLKNFHSFGILNDTAAFLPEYRNDNNLLLISDTTLLLKKIIGKNDAPFIYEKIGNRFKNILIDEFQDTSGFQWESFKPLISNSLSEGLYNLIVGDIKQSIYRWRGGDWKLLLKGVKKDIGENITEEKTLEINWRSKENIIKFNNTIFKILPEILQNRYNKELENINNSEILNQLTNADYNKILVDAYDKNCQDVPDSKDKKGGKIQINFIKKDDENEKDNFPKLIDNLIKNKKYNPKDIGILVRKNKQAKKVVDLLLDYQNDNKNSEKYQIISNDSLYIGNSTSVKLIICAMKYIHNKSDELNLAQMIYEYQNIKTNYEINYNNVFLSVKNGTWENKIPNQFISDTNKLSKKSVFELTEEIIRIFNLNKQKNEFIYFRSFQNLVSDFSRNRNSDLSEFLRWWNEKGKTKSIQISDKVDAVKVMTIHKSKGLAFNIVILPFADWGIDHTGTASPLLWTHSETAPFNSFKYLPVRYSKSLENTIFSKDYFNEKLFAYTDALNMLYVAFTRAKTELHIFSTYKPNNKTDIKDVGQLLYEAINSNKPVEDENCKSNINLNKYFNTSDGTFLINENHKINIDSENKDKPKTQINEIPESKEYPNNNWQDKVKINYGSEDFFIESLEAVEEKVNYGTLMHQIFAEIKTEKDIEPSLQKMYYNGYITKEEKADLKEKITKIISNPQVKEWFSSKYEVRNEEALLTLKGNIKIPDRVLISDNKAIVIDFKFGKQQEKYKEQISEYKKLIEEVYELNTKAYIFYVEEDTIVNI; this is encoded by the coding sequence ATGAATAAACTTCAAATATACAGGGCTTCTGCAGGCTCCGGAAAAACATATTTACTTACTGAAAATTATTTAAAACTCGCATTTGAATCTCCCAATAATTTCAGTAAAATTCTTGCGGTAACTTTTACTAATAAAGCTGCCGAAGAAATGAAAACAAGGATATTAGAAGAACTAAGCAGTATTATTAATTTAAAAGAAAAAGCAAATCATTTTAAAAGTATAAAACAACATTTGAATTTTAAACTTGATACAGATATGTTAAATCGTGCAATAAAAGTCAGAGATAATATTTTGCATAATTATTCATTATTCAATGTCAGCACAATAGACAGTTTTGTGCAAAAAGTAATAAGAGCATTTTCTTATGAAATGAATTTAAATTCGGGCTATGATGTTGAACTTGACACAGATAAAGTTATAAATGATTTAACCGAGTTATTATACAACAGTATTTCAGAAAATAAGCATCTTCAAAATTGGTTAATTACTTTTGCGGAACATAAAATAAATGAAGGCAGGAACTGGGATTTCAGAGAGGAGATTAATACTTTATCGAAAGAAATATTTAAAGAAAAGTTTCAGGAACTTTATTTCGATAAGTTCAATGTTGAAGATGAAAGAGAAAAGCTTAATAAGTTAAAAGAATCTTTACTCTCAATAAAAAATAAGTTTGAAAAAAAGATGAATCAGCTTTCCGCCGAATACAAATCTATAATTGATAGTTTCGGAATAAATTATGAAACTCAAGGAGCTAAGTTCAGAACAATTTCAAATCATTTTTTAAAAAAGATACCTGAAAAAAAGTATGATGACATTACAAAAGCATTAAAAGAATCTATTGACGGTTTTGAAAATTGGCATAACAAAACTGCAACACAGGATGTAATAGATACACTACAAAATGTATATGAAAAACTACTTAAAACAGTAAAACGCTTTTTTGAAATATTTAATAATGAAAATAAACTTTATTACTCGGCAATTCATGTTTTAAAAAATTTCCATTCATTCGGTATTTTAAATGATACAGCAGCTTTTCTTCCCGAATACAGAAATGATAACAACCTTCTTCTTATAAGTGATACAACTTTATTGTTGAAAAAAATTATCGGTAAAAATGATGCTCCTTTTATTTATGAAAAAATCGGGAACAGGTTTAAAAATATATTAATAGATGAATTTCAAGACACTTCCGGCTTTCAGTGGGAAAGCTTCAAGCCTCTCATTAGCAATTCTTTAAGCGAGGGGTTATACAACCTTATTGTCGGAGATATTAAACAATCAATTTACAGATGGAGAGGCGGAGATTGGAAGTTGCTTCTGAAGGGAGTGAAAAAAGATATAGGCGAAAATATAACAGAAGAAAAAACATTAGAAATTAATTGGAGAAGCAAAGAAAATATTATTAAGTTTAATAATACAATTTTTAAAATTCTTCCCGAGATATTGCAAAATAGATATAATAAAGAACTTGAAAACATTAATAATTCTGAAATATTAAATCAACTTACAAATGCAGATTATAATAAAATATTAGTTGATGCCTACGATAAAAATTGTCAAGATGTTCCTGACAGCAAAGACAAAAAAGGCGGAAAAATTCAAATAAATTTTATTAAAAAGGACGATGAAAATGAAAAAGATAATTTCCCAAAACTAATTGATAATTTAATAAAAAATAAAAAATATAACCCGAAAGATATAGGAATTTTAGTAAGAAAAAATAAGCAAGCAAAAAAAGTTGTCGACTTACTGCTTGATTATCAAAACGATAATAAAAACTCAGAAAAATATCAAATAATTTCCAACGACTCTTTATATATAGGAAACTCTACTTCGGTAAAACTTATTATTTGTGCAATGAAATACATTCATAACAAATCTGATGAATTAAACTTGGCACAAATGATTTATGAATATCAAAACATAAAAACAAATTATGAAATAAATTACAACAACGTTTTCTTATCGGTTAAAAACGGAACTTGGGAAAATAAAATTCCGAATCAATTTATTTCTGACACTAATAAACTTTCAAAAAAATCTGTTTTTGAACTTACCGAAGAAATAATACGAATTTTCAATTTAAATAAACAAAAAAACGAATTTATCTATTTTCGATCATTTCAAAATTTAGTTTCCGATTTTTCAAGAAACAGAAACTCAGATTTATCCGAATTTTTAAGATGGTGGAATGAAAAAGGAAAAACAAAATCAATTCAAATTTCAGATAAAGTTGATGCCGTAAAAGTTATGACAATCCATAAATCAAAAGGTCTTGCATTTAATATCGTAATTTTACCTTTTGCCGATTGGGGCATTGACCATACGGGAACAGCTTCGCCTTTATTATGGACACATTCGGAGACAGCACCCTTTAACAGTTTTAAATATTTACCGGTACGTTATTCTAAAAGCCTTGAAAACACAATTTTTAGTAAAGATTATTTTAACGAAAAACTTTTTGCATATACCGATGCACTAAATATGCTTTATGTTGCTTTTACCAGAGCAAAAACTGAATTACATATCTTCTCAACATATAAACCTAATAATAAGACAGATATAAAAGATGTAGGTCAGCTGTTGTATGAAGCAATAAACTCAAATAAGCCTGTTGAAGATGAGAACTGCAAAAGCAATATTAATTTAAATAAATACTTTAATACATCTGACGGTACATTTTTAATTAATGAAAATCACAAAATAAATATCGATTCCGAAAATAAAGACAAACCAAAGACACAAATAAATGAAATACCGGAAAGCAAAGAATACCCGAACAATAACTGGCAAGATAAAGTAAAAATAAACTACGGTTCGGAAGACTTTTTTATTGAAAGCCTTGAAGCCGTTGAAGAAAAAGTAAATTACGGAACATTAATGCACCAAATTTTTGCCGAAATTAAAACAGAAAAAGATATTGAACCAAGTTTGCAAAAAATGTATTATAACGGTTATATTACAAAAGAAGAAAAAGCTGATTTAAAAGAAAAGATTACAAAAATTATAAGTAATCCGCAGGTTAAAGAATGGTTCAGCAGCAAATATGAAGTAAGAAACGAAGAAGCCCTCTTAACTTTAAAAGGTAATATCAAAATCCCCGACAGGGTATTAATATCTGATAATAAAGCCATTGTAATAGATTTTAAATTCGGAAAACAACAAGAAAAATACAAAGAACAAATTTCAGAATATAAAAAATTAATTGAAGAAGTATATGAACTTAACACAAAAGCATATATATTTTATGTGGAAGAAGACACTATCGTAAATATTTAA